The genomic interval CAAGAAATAGGAGTTGAGGACATCCAAATCGATGATGTTCTGATTATCGGGGAGCGGGATTTGGACCAGCGTGTCCCCGTCGTAGCTCCAAAACTCGCCAGCCGAACAGATGCCAACCCGCTCGAAAGTAGAGGCAATCGTGACCAGATCGCCATCGTTGGTGATGGGTCCGATCAGCGTGATATTCGCGCCGTCCGTGGTGTAGACCTTGTCCCCGGCGACTACGACCGTGAGGCTGGATAGGACATTATCGCTCTGGTAAATCCCACGGATCGGAGCCGGGAAATCGGCCAGCGCCACGAGACCGGGCCGTTGAAGTCTGTAAGTTTCGTCTGGCGAAGCACCGCTTTCGTCCGTTTCGAGATATAGATTTACGAGGCGCGTTTCAGGCTGTTCGCCGCGCTTGCGATCATAGCTTTGCAGCCCGAGAGGAATCGCGGGCATCAGAAATAATCACCGCGAACAACCGTGGACGGGTTGGACCAATTATGCGCGATGCCCATGTGGAACCGGGCGGCGTTCATGCGGATAATATCTGAGGCTTGCTGGCCATACTCATCGGCCAACTCGGTTGCGAGGGTGCAGACGAGACCGAGAGGATCGCGGTTGCTCATCGGTGCGGTGTCGGTGAGGGTTAGCTCCGTAAGCAGCACCCACGATTTGACCGCGCCGTCGTAGAGCCAAGCTTCGGTTTCATCGGTGTAGCTGTCCGAGATAATGACCAAAGAGCCATCGAGCGGGGCACGATCCCGGCCACAATCGTTGATGGTGTCGGGAAGCGAGATGACTCCGACCATACCGTTGCTGCGGATGACGCGTTCGTTCTCGCCAGCGGTGTAATCGCCGGTCGGGACTACATCGCGGAGGGTGCCGAACACCCCTTCCGTAATGAGGCGGAGATAGATGGCGCTGAGGACATCGAGCGCGTCATTGGCTTCGATATCGGATGGCGCGGTTCCTGCGGCCAGAACGCCAATCCGGCGAAGAGCGCGTGAAATTAGGTCTAAGCAATTCATCAGGTATTTAGCCTGAGGGTGGCTGTCGCTGCGGAGCGACCATCGCGGCTTTTGTTTGCAAACCGCTTTGCCAGCCATTGCGCCGGTTAATGGGTTTTATAGCCATTACCGTGGATCAAAATGTGTGTGCAGTTTTACGCGCTTTAAAAAGCCAACATATATCTTATGTAATTTATGGCACATAAAACGGCTTATATCGCCGGATTAAAGGTAAAGGCATTAAACAACGGTAGTTCCAAACGCCCTTACTAATTGCCATTAAACTCAGCTACTAAAAGTTATTCACAATAGATGTGATATATTGCACAAAAAAACAGCGATTTCATTCCGCGAAGCGCGATTTTACTTGCAGATTTTTTGATTTGGTCTCACGAGATGGACCGGAGGCCAGCACCGGCCAGCCTCCGATTCGAAACCGGGTTACCGCCCGGTCCTATCACTCCAACGCCACCGGTCGGCAGAGAAAGAGAGAAACCCTATGTGGCAAGCCGCCATAATATAGCAGTGCCGGGATAGGCACCGCTTAAGCCCGGACAGGGGGCGCGTCTACGATTTTCGTCGGCGCGCTCTTTGTGTGTCAGACGCTAAAAAGACGGCCTCCCGAAGGAAGCCGCCTTCTTCGTTAGAGGATTAGGCGAACGCGTTTGCGGCGTGGAAGATCGAAACCATCCCAGTCTGAACACCAGCGACCGAGAACTTGTTCTGGCCACGGATTTCCATGATTGCGCAGTTGTTTTGGTGCCCGTAGTCGAAGGTCTGAACTCGCGGCTCAGGCTTCTTTGCCCACGAAAGCGCCATGGCGTTTGCGCCGCACAACACCGCATGCCCGACGCGAGCCGAAGACGCGCCAACCGTGCCGACTACCGGCATTTCGACAACCTGACGGATGATGATGCCATTGTAGAGCAAATCTCCACCCAAGAAAATCGGGTTATCCCCAACACCACGCTCGCGCGCATCCTTGTTGGCTGCGAGGATTGTGGGATCACCCGCCAGATCGGCATAGCCTTCCGGACCAACGAACAGGACGAACCATTCACGGCCAGCCGTCGAATCGACGCGGATCGGATTGATTTTCAGCGTAGTGGTAAGCTGCGCCTTCGTCTTCGCCAGATTCAGAACACCAGCCGAGAGCTTCATGCCAGCCGTGACGGCAAGCAGGGAGTTGGCCATGTTGCCAGCAACGAGGTTGCCGTTGGCGTTGCCGAAGAGGAGGCGATCCGCGTTGTTCGTCACGAAGCTATTTGCGGCTGCACCAGAAGCGGCGAAGGGCAGATAGGTATCTTCGATGTAGGTGTTGTCAGCGTCCAACCCGCCCTTGACGACCAGCGACTGAGAAGCGGCGATGAGGTCGTCACGAAGACGCTCAGCGGACCAGTTTTTCAGCGTGTAGCGGGCCGCATCAGCGACATCGAGAACCGTGCGGAAAGTCTCGCTTTCCTGAATACCGACCGCATTACGGCGGAGGGTGGCACGGACAGCGCACGAGTAGTTCGGCATCTGCTCTTCGCTATCGTAGAGCTTCGCGCCGCCAGTGACGCCAGCGCCGGTCAGACGACCGATGTAAGGAATATGGATGACCGCACCGGACTGGCCAGTCAGATCGTTTTTAACACGAATGACCGCATCATCGCGGGTGGACATATAAGGTGAAAACGGAGTGTCGCGCACATATTCCTTGGCGTAGTCATTGGACCACTGTGCGACTTCCGATGCATTTGCGAGTTTAAAGTTAGCCATTATTTCCTTTTGTTAATTTTTAAAAATTGCGTCGAAATCATCGTCTTTTCCAAATTTTTGAGTGGTTGCTTCGCGCGATTTCGCGCTAACTAAGCTCTTTGGTCCAAGGTCTTTCGAGGCCGTAGGTTGTATTGCAACCGGCAATGCTTCCAATGCTGAGGTTGCCAGCCCGAGTTCAGCGGCGCGTCTGCGGACGAAAGCGTCCGGATCGGTGTCGATTTCTTCGAGCATATCGGCGCGTTTCTTTTGCTCGATTACCCATTTGACCGGATCAGCCTGCTGCAACATGCGAACTCCAAAGGTCGGATCGGTCGCATCGACCTGTCCGCCCCAATCCGCCAATTCATCGATGAACTCTTGACCATATTCGGCCAAAGCTCGCTCGCGACTTTGGAGGAAATTCTGTTGTGCAATCTGTTCGGCGACTTGCTGTGATACAAACTTCTGTTGGTATTCGGCAAAGCCCGTGGGATCATCGTAAGGATCAGGAATGGTCCGATTA from Sphingomonas sp. Leaf357 carries:
- a CDS encoding phage capsid family protein yields the protein MANFKLANASEVAQWSNDYAKEYVRDTPFSPYMSTRDDAVIRVKNDLTGQSGAVIHIPYIGRLTGAGVTGGAKLYDSEEQMPNYSCAVRATLRRNAVGIQESETFRTVLDVADAARYTLKNWSAERLRDDLIAASQSLVVKGGLDADNTYIEDTYLPFAASGAAANSFVTNNADRLLFGNANGNLVAGNMANSLLAVTAGMKLSAGVLNLAKTKAQLTTTLKINPIRVDSTAGREWFVLFVGPEGYADLAGDPTILAANKDARERGVGDNPIFLGGDLLYNGIIIRQVVEMPVVGTVGASSARVGHAVLCGANAMALSWAKKPEPRVQTFDYGHQNNCAIMEIRGQNKFSVAGVQTGMVSIFHAANAFA